In Rhizoctonia solani chromosome 6, complete sequence, the sequence TTCTCGCGGGAGATTACATATCATGATCAATTTCTTAGTAAATCAGAAACTCCTATCAAAGGTATTACTACTGAATTGATGGCTGTGGGTTGCGTAGCCCGAGTCAGGTAGGTATAAATAGGCGCATAGACAGGCTTCATATCGGCCATCGATACCTCTCAAGTTCATCGTTACTGACTCACACTAGTACTATGTCTTCTGTCCGGTCTATTTTCCTCTTAGGGTGCGCATATGCATACTCTCCGGTATATGAAATTCTAACTTGCTCGCAGCGCAACTGGTTATGTGGGTGGTTCACTCCTTGTAACATTGTTGAGAGAATACCCCTCCGCGACCATTAGTACGCTTGTACGAAACTCCCGGTCTTCTGGAGCTCTCAAATCACTATCGCCCGATCGCATCAACATTGTTCTCGGATCTCATTCTGACACGTCCATTATCGAACCTGAGGTCGAAAAGGCCGACCTTACTATTAATGCGGCCAACTGTGACGACCTTGACCTTACAAAGAGCATCATCAATGGGTTCAAGAAAAAATCCCAAAGAGGTATCTTAATTCATACAACGTAGGTTATTTACGGATAGACCATCTTAAAATTGGCATTTTACGGGTATACAGTGGATCGGCCGTTGTTCTTGCAGAAGAAGCGACGGGTCCGTTTCTGGGAAAGCTCGACGAAAGGGGACAAAAAATATGGGACGTAAGTAGCTATCATAAGAATTCAATGCCATGATAGTCTCGCTCAAACCCAAACTCAGGACACCAAAACAGAAGACTTACGTGCGATCTCGCCATCTGCGCTGCATCGATCGGTAGACCTTGCGTGCGTGGTGGTCTACTCATGATTACACGTAGTGCTGACCAATGTTTGACATCCTCAGTGTACTGGGAGCACATGATAGTGGAATACTGGACGCATATATTATTTGCCCTGGTCTGATTTACGGTCCCGGAATTGGGcctgtaaaatcaacttctaTTCAGGTCCCACTGCTCTTACAGTAAGTAATTAAGCTCGAGATAGCCAAGGCAATGCTGATATGTATCTTTTTCAGAGTGGCCCTTCGTCGCCGTCAAGCCTACTTTGCTGGGGAAGGCACAAACATTTGGTGCAATATACATATCCAGGACCTTCTTCGAATTTATACGCATGTGATCAAGCACGCATTCACCTCAGCAGGATCCACAGCTAGAGTAGACTCATACGACAACTATTACTTTGCTGCCGGCTCGGAAGACGCAACCAAAGACGTTGCAGAGGCAATTGCTACGGCCCTGTACGAGAAAGGTAAGAGCAGAGTGCCCTCTTGTGAGACATTATTCTTACAGCTGGTTTTCTTCTCAGAACTTGTTGATTCTCCCCATGCACAAAGTCTCTCGCCAGAAGATCCGGATGGAAAGCTCCTCGCTATGTATCTTGGACATACATCCCGAGCTATCTCTGTGCGAGCCAAGAGCCTGGGGTGGTCTCccaaggagaagaagctgaccGAAAGTGAAGTTATGAGCATAGAGGTTGACAACTTCCTTAAGACCACAGAGGCTACTTCTCATTAAATATCTACACATGTATGCAAAGAAAAACGTTGGCCTGTTATGCATTTCACGTGTATTCCGCGTGTACTCTACACAGCTAGCTATAGGGCTGTGAGCGAAGATTCTTTCCCATTCGTGTACTTGAATCTTTTCCCTCGTTACTTCTGGATCCACCATATGCATACGAATGTTACCCTAGTATTTATAACACATACAATCTATTGTCTCGACTCAAATGCTTTAACAAGTCAAACCAAGCGGTGCGGTGATCCAAGAGGACTTGATCAAAAATGTGATGACATGTCACCTCATTTCGCGTACAGCCATATTATCATGAAATCATGTAGCTAGTAGAAATCAAATCTGTTAACTTGAAAACCTCTGTTGGCATCTCAATACCGCCATTGATCAAATCCAAGTCGGAAATATTCTCCATGAGCAGTTTTCACACCCTCGAACCCGATTGCAAGGTAAAATGATCGGGCGCGAGCGTTTCTCGAGTCTGTGTTATCAACTTTAACTTGATATGATTcgcatatatatgcataacCCACCAATTCCAACAAACAATGAGTCGTTTCCTTGGCTCTTCAGGTACTCTACCGCTTTTCCCATGAGCTTGGTTCCCCATCCTTGGCCCTGGGCGGCAGGTAAAAGGTCGATATGAATATGCGCTTGAGAAACAGCAATTATTTCGTCCGGAGCCGTATCGGGATTATGTATCAAGTTTATCATATGTTTATCTGAGGATGTCGAGCCTTGAGGGTAGGGGTCTTTGGTATATTTCCCCCTCAATCCCTTGTACCAATCGTTCTCAATGTTTCGTTCGAATGCCCTCGTATCAGTGGTACCGATTACATAGCCAACCACGTCCCCGGAGACGTTATCGACCAGGACAAATCCGAAATGGGGCTCGACTACGGCATACGGCTCAGCGTAGACCAGACCGAGAAGCTCGGAATAGTGGTATTCTCCCTCTGCAGATTGACCTGCGTCGCCTGTTAAAAGACAGATACGCGAGAGGACGGGTCGGTCGGCGGGTGTGACAGGACGAACAGTATAAGGCATGATCACTGCGGCGTTGAATCTGTATTTTGTTTAGAGTGCGATTAAACTAGATCGAAATGTAGGCTTCATTTATATGTTTGGGTGAGGAACATCACGCGTTGCACTTTTTTCCGAAGTTGACCCGGGAGTGATGCGATGAGTAGTGAATAATTCCACAAATAATTTAGTGTACATCCAAAGATGGTGCGCCCCTATATCGAAAGCCCGAGTCGCGGACGGCGCAACTCCGTGTTAAAATACCGATCAGTAAGTAATGGGGGTTCTCTATGACTTGACCATTGACCCGCAGCCGGACAACAAGGACCATTTCTTCAAGTCAGAGGATGCGACTTGATCTCAACCCTCGGAACAGGCCTCGGTAAAGCTAGTCCTAATTTTTGCAAAGACGCCTGGAATGCGTTGTATACTGTACTGTGCGGAGCGGGATGAATCGAGTTGACGTCGTGTTGGTTTATGAGCCCGGAACTTGGGGAGAAGCGGTATGTTCCTAGGCTGGGTTTCGAGGTTAGAACAAGGTGCGGGTAAAGGAGAAATATAAAAACAGCTTTTGTGAAAACTATAACCAGTGCTGTGTAATTGTCAGAGAGGGATACAAGGAAGAGAAGGGTGGGCGATACGAAAGACGAAAGAAGCAACACAAAACCAACTCCATGCACTCACATATCCCACTCGGCATTCCCACCACCCACCCTACTCGAGCCGGACACAATCAGCCCAATCTTTATCTCCCGCTCACGAACACCTAGAGTGGAAACCTCGACCGAACTGAGCGCAACGTGCATATCGCTATACAGCGCGTTTAGAGACGTTCGGACGATCGCCGCCGAGGCAAAATACAACGGAAGAcctttttattttatttttaaAGAAGTGATCAGTTTTGTAGGCGGTTCCTCGGTGAATAGGAATAGCTACCTTCTATTTGTAAAACCTTGGGCATGACGCCCTCGTTTCCCGGCGGAGCGTACCTAAACCTGATATGCCTCGCATAGATCAAATCAGGAGATGGTTGTACGGCTTCGACGAACGCAAAGGGGGATGACGATACGCTAGCGTCAAATCTTGTGACAAGACCAAGCTTGAAAAAGTCGGGAAGAGTGGAGGTTAGGATTGATATGGCTCTGCCTGGATGAGCGGTTCGGGTGAGATTTGTATGAGAGCGAGTGACAATGGATCCACTCAATAAAACGAGAAGTCCTAACCTACTCTTATCTCCCATTCCGCGTCGGATATTGGACCTTCATGATCGTCACCAGTTTTAGGACTTGATGAATTCAGGGCGGAAGATCTTGAAATAAAGTCAACGGGAGGGCGTCTTGAACTTTCGAGTGTCAAGAAGCGAGACCGTGGCCTACACGGTCGGTAGGAGTAAGAGGCAACACCAACGCGACGTATTACTGAGCTTCTGTGCATAGATGCTTTCGTGTCAAATATTGTAAGCTTGGTTTTTCCGGATAGAGTAGTTAGAGGTAGACCATGAGGAAGAATAATGACGATGATGATCGTCGTGGTATTCAAATTAAATCATAGTGTAACGTTACACCCTCGCTATGGTAGCAACGTAACCTCATTTAAGATGGAAAAAGGCGTTTATAGATGTATTATATAGATCGCAGGAAATTATTCGGTAAACTGGATTCTAGGCAAAAGAGAAAATGACCAAGGTAAGTGTCATGGCTATGCTTATGATACATAAGTTGTACGTCTCGGAGCAGAGTGCGATTTAGAAAGCAAGACTCGATATTTACATAACGAAATGGAAAAAACATACGCGTCGAGTTCGTTGGACCATGCGAGCGCAAAACCCTCGAGACATGCCGGACAATGTTTACTTGGACAAGAAAATATCTCTCGTGAAACTATGCATACATCCTAATTAGGCGTTCAAGGGAGATTCGCTCTACTGGATCCAACTCGGCAATCGATAGGACGATCAACTCATTGTACTTGATATCACTCGAGCCACTTGCGGTGGCGATGTATATAGTTCATAATCCCCTCGCACAACGATCTATCCAAAATTGAAAAAATAATATGATGATTGTACTAATATGGTGTATTCACTTCTGGTCGATTGTACAGGAAATCTCAAAGAGTATCTAGCCTCCAAGGTGAGAAGCAAGTGCGTTCACACAGGGAATGACAGATTGCGCCTGGGTAGGTACATCGAATACGGTGACCACGTAGCAATTCGTGAGCGCCCAGACCAGAGTTGCCTCGCTCTACATAACTCCATGTTAGCTTACTCGAAAAGGGTGGACTCGAACTGCGTACCCTTGGCTCAGAGGTCCTGACGCCATGAAGCAAGTTGTCCTGAAGAAAGGCTCTCCCCATGTATTTGGTGCCTCCAAGCACGACACCCTCAGCCAAAGATTGTTCCCTAAATGCCTTGTCGAtcttcttctcttcctcgGGCGAGACCTGGGCAGAGGGCCATTGAGCATAAAGAAATAATCGAACACACGGTTTCGTACCGTGAAACCTTCAGTCGCACCCCAGACACCTCCGGTTGCTCCTGGGCTTGCAGGCTTTCCAATGATCGCCGCCTTCTGGAGAGCTCCATCGCTCTTGATCCTGCCCGCCCAGTCTTCAATGTCGCGTTAGTCagtctcggaaaaaaggcgCGTGTGGCATTAGTATCAGACCTTGCCAAGAATAGGACATTATTCGTTATTGTATATAGATCGTTAGTGTTCAAGTGTGGTGGTCAGTGGAAAGGGCAGCCCGCGCGTAACCTTCAAGCTAACGTGATTGGACCCTGTGACGTTGTATGCGATTGTGTGGATACATCAGCTCACGTGCTCGGCGGCTTAAACTGCTCACATTTTGTCTTTTATTTCCCTTTCATGTGCTTTCATCTTATATCCCGTTTGTACGTATCACCCGCGTATTTTCCGGTCTTAAATAGCCTCATCCGTGTCCTCTCGTTCCCGCTGGGGATAGCCGCGACAGGCTGGGCCATCATTTCACCTTTTTCAACTTTTGTGTTTCTTCATCAGCTCTGGCATAATCAGATGGACATCCTTCAATTGAGACACAACGCCTCTCCGCCTTGTCATAATCCTCCCATCCGCTCGGTATCGCGAGATTTGCACCACGGAAGCGGCTCCGAGTACATATTTCTTACGACGATACGTACATGACCCACTACAAGGGAACCTATGCACAACAGTCATCCCGCACACGTATGTTATGCTCTCAATCTATCGATCCGCTCGGCCCGACTCGGGTGGCTCGTGTTCTGTTCGACCCAGCGGCCTTCCGCCCGCTCTGATACGCGCACCGTTACGGTGTTACCTCATAACGCCCTGAGACCCTGATTCTCACGGCTCGAGCTCGTTCTCCCAGACTCGGACTGTGATTTAAGTACCAGGTCGACAACTTTCCCAGTTACAGTATTTCCTAACTCTCAAGCTCTATTCAACAATGGCTCGTAAATTCTTTGTTGGCGGTAGGACTATTCTCAAGTGCTTTAATTCGAATAGTGAACTGATCGTAGATCAGGTAACTTCAAAATGAACGGGACTGTCAAGTCCATCCAATCCATCATCGAAAATCTAAACAACGCACAGTTGGATTCCAACACTGGCAAGTCTTCCTACTTGCTAACTCTTTGTTTGGAGCTCTAATATTTACCACCACTCCTCTCCCGAACAGAGGTCGTAATCGCCCCACCAGCACTCTACCTCCTCACATCCCTCGCAGCCGCCAAACCTCACATCCAAATCTCCGCTCAAAACGCATACATCGCGTCCTCCGGAGCGTTCACGGGCGAAATCTCCCCTACTCAACTCATCGATGCGGGCATCCACTGGGTCATCCTCGGCCACTCGGAACGTCGTACCCTGTTTGGCGAAACCGACGAAGTTGTGGCTGACAAGACCAAGGCTGCACTCGCTGCTGGTTTGAGCGTCATTTTGTGCATTGGAGAGACGCTCAACGAGCGCGAGGCCGGGATAACCAAGGACGTATGCGAGAGGCAGCTTGCGGCTGTTAAAGCCAAGATATCCGATTGGAGCAAGATTGTAATTGCCTATGAGCCGGTGTGGGCCATCGGGACTGGAAAAGTCGCGACTTGCCAACAGGTACGCTTCTGTTCTTCCTATTTCTCTTCGGTTGGCTAAACGTGCTGTTTTATGATCCAGGCACAAGACGCACACAAAGATATTCGCTCATGGGTGGCGAGCAATGTTTCCTCCCAGGTTGCCGAAGAGATTCGCATCATTTATGGAGGTAGTGTGAATGCGGGTAATTGCAAGGAGAGCGGTAAGTCTTGGTTTCTCTCACCATCTTTATTTGTCTCCTTTTCATATCATTCCTCTCCAAACCCACCCTAACGCCTTTTTCTTTCAGCCTCCCAACAAGATGTCGACGGCTTCCTTGTCGGAGGTGCTTCCTTGAAGCCCGAATTCGTTGATATCGTGAATGCGACCGCATACCCTAGTGGCAACTAGACAATACGAAGAATTTGTATTCGTAGTTTGAATATGAACGAAATTAATTAAATTTACGTATGTGGACATCGTAAGATCTCATAAAATACCCCGCATGATCTCGGACAGGAATTCTACCCCGTCGCCAAGGACTTGATGTCCTGGCCCGCTTATACCCGGATAGACGATTGATGGGCGCAAATAATTCACTGTATCAACGTGACGATTGTTAAGATATTCAGGAGAACGAGCCTGTTTGTAGGTTAGCTGGTGCTCGTAGACTCAGAGATCTACTAAGCTTAGCTATATAGTCTAGTACATACACAAATAGGCATATATGCGCCACCACCCCGTAAACAATTAGTAACCTAGTTTCTCGCAACAATCAATACTTTGTGTACACTATATAGGCAACCTATCTCAAGTCAGTATACGAGCGCCCAGGAAGGCTGTTGGTAGGTGCTTATGCTGATAGCCTGATCTTGTCCTTTAACTTTAGTTGGCATTCAGGGTTATCTATACTCCTTTTGCGATACCAACACCAAGCCCAGGACTCGGCTGGTCTACCCTTTATAGCACTAGCACTACCCTACTGAGCGCTTGTGTGTGGCTCAATTCAGAAATGTCCCCACAGATGACAGACTAATTCACACGAATAATACCCCGAAAGGATCATGTCATTAAGTACTGGACCCTAGAAAAACGTCATATTCAGTTGTGTAAAACAAACATGAGTGATGGCCCATGGTTCCCGATCCCCTTCAAGGCAAGCCAACTGGTTCCATGCGAAGCCACCAGGTTCTTAGCGCCTCGTTTTGACATATCGATCCATGATACCGCGAGATCGACCCATCGACCGATGCATAATGCTTGGGCTCGACTAAATCTAGCTTGACAAGGCGTGTCAGTTAAGGATGACTTGCCAGAGATGCGCCCATCGCTCGAGCGCCCGATCGCTTCTTGCAATTGATAGGGGCGCCTGAATTGTGCCATAGTGCTTGGAAAAATTGCGATGTGCGCCTATTATTGGTGGTATAAGACTTGACTGGACCGCATACAGTTACTTTGCTCTCTACTCGTAGCGTACCAGTTCTAACCACCCACCTGCGTGCCATTTCCGCTATGAGGCGTAGTTATCCAATGGTCCATCCCGGGTCACCTTATTCCGACTTGGAAGAGATTAACCCCAAAGCTTACTTTGCATGCTTTGATCAGATTTGGTGGgaaatttatctggattgaCATAGTCGGTTTCCCTAACTACGACCGTGTAAAAAGGAATCAGCACTATGACAGCTGGCAAACTGTTCAGTTTAAAGTAGTCAAAAAAGTTGTAAATAGCAAGAGGCTGATTTTTAAAGCCTATAAACGAGTATATGGACCTATGGGGCCCAGTAAGATATTTCATCTCCCTTCAGTTCTTTATGGGACTTTTACAGACTACAGGCATCGACGATCACACTTGGATCGAGTTGGTTTCCACGGACTTGGTCACGTTTCTTCGGTTGGTACATGTATACACATCGTGGCAAAAAAGGGCCTGATGACTATTCCAGATCTCAGTGGGTTCTCAAGGGTATAACCGGTTTGAATGAGTCGTCTCCTGGAATTGATGCCAGGGAAATTTTCCTAA encodes:
- a CDS encoding profilin, producing MSYSWQDWAGRIKSDGALQKAAIIGKPASPGATGGVWGATEGFTVSPEEEKKIDKAFREQSLAEGVVLGGTKYMGRAFLQDNLLHGVRTSEPRSEATLVWALTNCYVVTVFDVPTQAQSVIPCVNALASHLGG
- a CDS encoding triose phosphate isomerase, translated to MARKFFVGGNFKMNGTVKSIQSIIENLNNAQLDSNTGKSSYLLTLSLYLLTSLAAAKPHIQISAQNAYIASSGAFTGEISPTQLIDAGIHWVILGHSERRTLFGETDEVVADKTKAALAAGLSVILCIGETLNEREAGITKDVCERQLAAVKAKISDWSKIVIAYEPVWAIGTGKVATCQQAQDAHKDIRSWVASNVSSQVAEEIRIIYGGSVNAGNCKESASQQDVDGFLVGGASLKPEFVDIVNATAYPSGN
- a CDS encoding GNAT family acetyltransferase produces the protein MGDKSRLGLLVLLSGSIVTRSHTNLTRTAHPGRAISILTSTLPDFFKLGLVTRFDASVSSSPFAFVEAVQPSPDLIYARHIRFRYAPPGNEGVMPKVLQIEGLPLYFASAAIVRTSLNALYSDMHVALSSVEVSTLGVREREIKIGLIVSGSSRVGGGNAEWDIFNAAVIMPYTVRPVTPADRPVLSRICLLTGDAGQSAEGEYHYSELLGLVYAEPYAVVEPHFGFVLVDNVSGDVVGYVIGTTDTRAFERNIENDWYKGLRGKYTKDPYPQGSTSSDKHMINLIHNPDTAPDEIIAVSQAHIHIDLLPAAQGQGWGTKLMGKAVEYLKSQGNDSLFVGIDSRNARARSFYLAIGFEGVKTAHGEYFRLGFDQWRY